In the genome of Podarcis raffonei isolate rPodRaf1 chromosome 17, rPodRaf1.pri, whole genome shotgun sequence, one region contains:
- the ZSWIM4 gene encoding zinc finger SWIM domain-containing protein 4 — translation MEPPPAKRRCGGSGEQPEPGPGPGAAASAATSAPSAVETLLDLSARRVAETWAFEQVEERFSRVPEPVQKRIVFWSFPRSEREICMYSSLGYHPPEGERDSRVPFNRGLNLLQSGAVDRVLQVGFHLSGIVTEPPGPSEPEHSYHVSISFDRCKITSVSCACDNRDIFYCAHVVALSLHRIRQARQVELRLPISETLSQMNRDQLQKFVQYLISAHHTEVLPTAQRLADEILLLGSEINRVHGAPDPTAGAGIEDANCWHLDEEQIQEQVKQLLSNGGYYGASKQLQSMFNKVREMLRMRDSNGARMLILMTEQFLQDPRLALWRQQGAGMTDKCRQLWDELGALWVCVVLSPHCKLEERTLWLQLLKKWNKLDICPLEEGNYSCDSSGANSTLPPNPNRSAAGVRQTVFGRAIKAAELRWGDCHLQKILSSDCYGVSLKSGSDKLGFDPQGHPLWLGDAFPMACARVDALRSHGYPREALRLAVAVVNAMRLQRRHQLESYKQQKKELLHKGTTSITNLEGWVGHPLDPIGCLCRTFLEACRMDDEVLALYPDSASEPKKALYQHIPVPSSPGESYFMLALEVALLGLGQQRSMPEGLYAQDKVVRSEEQLIGLLDEMELDERLVPVLRKQVALLLDGGPFSGFGEVVFRETVPMHTFARYLFTAMLPYDPELAYRLALRAMRLPVLETVLPASDILHQNPLDSMMANRFPRWFTLGHLETRQCELASAMLTAAKGDPNWLRMVLGSIQQNIHSPALLFKLAQDACKTATPANTPPDTTLLNISLELGLQVMRMTLNTMTWRRREMVRWLVSCATEIGVQALMNIMQNWYTLFTPIEATTIVAVTGTTHATLLRLSLSTVQREELCSCARTLALQCAMKDPQNCALPALTLCEKNHAAFEAAYQIVLDSAASAGMGHSHLFTVARYMEHRGLPLRAYKLATLAFSHLSIAFNQDTHPALNDVLWACSLSQSLGKNELAAIVPLVIKSVQCAPMLSDILHRWSLPPPGLASLGGGRRGAGGAGAGGKLFAMDKAPLCQLLEAAMAAYISTTHSRLTHISPRHYGEFIEFLGKARETFLMAHEGHMRFSQFLDNLKQTYKGKKKLMLLVRERFG, via the exons GTAGAAGAGCGTTTCTCCCGCGTCCCGGAACCTGTGCAGAAGCGCATTGTTTTTTGGTCCTTCCCACGGAGTGAGCGAGAAATATGCATGTATTCATCCCTTGGCTATCATCCTCCGGAGGGTGAGCGAGACTCACGTGTGCCCTTTAACCGTGGCCTAAATTTGTTACAGTCGGGTGCTGTTGACCGTGTCCTGCAAGTAG GTTTCCACCTGAGCGGGATTGTGACAGAGCCTCCAGGCCCCAGTGAGCCTGAGCACAGTTACCATGTCTCCATCAGTTTTGACCGCTGTAAGATCACGTCAGTGAGCTGTGCCTGCGACAACCGGGACATCTTCTACTGTGCCCACGTGGTGGCCTTGTCCCTGCACCGCATCCGGCAGGCCCGCCAGGTGGAGCTGCGCCTGCCCATCTCGGAAACGCTGTCCCAAATGAACCGGGACCAGCTGCAGAAATTTGTGCAGTACCTGATCAGTGCGCACCACACGGAGGTGCTGCCGACCGCTCAGAGACTTGCTGATGAGATTCTGCTGCTTGGCTCCGAGATCAACCGAGTGCATG GTGCCCCTGACCCCACAGCCGGTGCTGGCATTGAGGATGCAAACTGCTGGCACCTGGATGAGGAGCAGATCCAAGAGCAGGTGAAGCAGCTACTCTCCAATGGCGGCTACTACGGGGCAAGCAAGCAGCTCCAGTCCATGTTCAACAAG GTGCGGGAAATGCTGCGAATGCGAGACTCCAATGGGGCACGAATGCTCATCCTGATGACCGAGCAGTTCCTGCAGGATCCACGCCTGGCCCTTTGGCGGCAGCAAGGCGCTGGCATGACTGACAAGTGCCGGCAACTCTGGGATGAACTAG GCGCCTTGTGGGTTTGTGTGGTCCTGAGCCCTCACTGCAAGCTGGAGGAGCGGACTCtatggctgcagcttctgaagaaGTGGAACAAGCTGGACATCTGTCCCCTGGAGGAGGGAAACTACTCTTGCGACAGCAGCGGAGCCAACAGCACTTTGCCGCCGAACCCAAACCGCAGTGCAG CTGGTGTTCGGCAGACCGTCTTTGGCCGTGCTATCAAGGCTGCAGAGCTTCGCTGGGGCGATTGTCACCTACAGAAGATCCTGAGCAGCGACTGCTATGGTGTCTCCTTGAAGAGTGGAAGCGACAAGCTGGGCTTTGACCCCCAGGGCCACCCGCTCTGGCTGGGCGATGCCTTCCCCATGGCCTGCGCACGAGTGGACGCCTTGCGCTCTCACGGTTACCCCCGAGAGGCCCTGCgcctggctgtggctgtggtcAACGCCATGCGCTTGCAGCGACGCCATCAGCTGGAGAGCTACAAGCAACAGAAGAAAG AGCTCTTGCACAAAGGCACAACCAGCATCACCAACTTGGAGGGATGGGTAGGGCACCCCCTGGACCCCATTGGTTGCCTCTGCCGCACCTTCCTGGAGGCCTGCCGGATGGATGATGAGGTGCTGGCCCTCTACCCAG ATTCTGCATCGGAGCCCAAGAAGGCACTCTACCAGCACATTCCAGTGCCCTCAAGTCCTGGTGAGTCATACTTCATGCTGGCCCTGGAGGTGGCGCTCCTGGGGCTCGGGCAGCAGAGGTCCATGCCGGAGGGGCTCTACGCCCAGGACAAAGTGGTGCGGAGTGAGGAGCAGCTGATTGGACTCCTGGACGAGATGGAGCTGGATGAGCGGCTGGTTCCTGTGCTCCGCAAGCAGGTGGCCCTGCTCCTGGATG GGGGACCCTTCAGTGGATTTGGGGAGGTCGTCTTCCGTGAAACTGTTCCCATGCACACCTTTGCTCGCTACCTCTTCACGGCCATGCTGCCATATGACCCTGAGCTGGCCTACCGCTTGGCCCTGCGAGCCATGAG GCTGCCCGTGTTGGAGACAGTGCTGCCAGCCAGCGACATCCTGCACCAGAACCCCCTGGACTCCATGATGGCCAATCGCTTTCCCCGCTGGTTCACCCTCGGCCACTTAGAGACGCGGCAGTGTGAGCTGGCATCAGCCATGCTTACAGCAGCTAAAG GTGACCCCAACTGGCTGCGCATGGTTCTGGGCTCCATCCAGCAAAATATCCACTCTCCAGCCTTGCTCTTCAAGCTGGCCCAAGATGCCTGCAAGACGGCCACGCCAGCTAACACGCCCCCAGACACCACCTTGCTTAACATCTCCCTGGAGCTCGGCCTGCAG GTGATGCGAATGACGCTCAACACCATGACCTGGCGACGGAGGGAAATGGTCCGCTGGCTGGTCAGCTGCGCCACTGAGATTG GTGTCCAGGCCTTGATGAACATCATGCAGAACTGGTACACGCTCTTCACGCCTATTGAGGCGACGACCATCGTGGCCGTGACGGGCACCACGCACGCGACGCTGCTGAGGCTGAGCCTGAGCACGGTGCAGCGGGAAGAGCTGTGCAGCTGCGCACGGACGCTGGCGCTGCAGTGCGCCATGAAGGACCCGCAGAACTGTGCGCTGCCGGCTCTGACGCTTTGCGAGAAGAACCACGCGGCCTTCGAGGCGGCCTACCAGATCGTCCTGGATTCGGCAGCCTCGGCCGGCATGGGCCACTCCCACCTCTTCACCGTGGCCCGGTACATGGAGCACCGCGGGCTGCCCTTGCGCGCCTACAAGCTGGCCACCCTGGCCTTCTCGCACCTCAGCATCGCCTTCAACCAGGACACTCACCCCGCCCTCAACGACGTCCTCTgggcctgctccctcagccagtcgCTGGGCAAGAACGAGCTGGCTGCCATTGTCCCGCTGGTCATCAAGAGCGTCCAGTGCGCCCCCATGCTCTCTGACATCTTGCACCGCTGGAGCCTTCCGCCCCCGGGCCTTGCCTCACTGGGTGGGGGGCGCCGCGGGGCGGGGGGCGCCGGTGCCGGAGGGAAGCTCTTTGCGATGGACAAAGCCCCTCTTTGCCAGCTCCTGGAGGCCGCCATGGCTGCCTACATCAGCACCACTCACTCGCGCCTCACCCACATCAGCCCCCGGCACTATGGCGAGTTCATTGAGTTCCTGGGGAAAGCCCGCGAGACGTTCCTGATGGCGCACGAAGGGCACATGCGCTTTAGCCAGTTCCTTGACAACCTCAAACAGACCTACAAGGGCAAAAAGAAACTGATGTTGCTCGTGCGGGAGCGCTTTGGCTAG